A window from Gymnogyps californianus isolate 813 chromosome 27, ASM1813914v2, whole genome shotgun sequence encodes these proteins:
- the OLFML3 gene encoding olfactomedin-like protein 3: MGPWRCLLLLLLLAVALRAQQQQFMEYVERRLTLLEERISQWHDQSSRYSTELRDFKNQVLGMLETAEKEREAMRSEAESAAVRVDRLEREVDYLETQNPAPPCVEVDETLMEKQVATAKQRKNEKYTKLTDCRDTIASVRAMKILKRFGSTSGLWTKDAAGNSEKIYVFDGTANDTVYVFPRMREFTLFSATRKAARIKLPYPWVGTGHLVYDGHLYYIRQQGPFQVIKFNLANKTVVDSSVFPAEEQIPVFGLSPFTYIEVAADEEGLWAIYATKEDEKNICLAKLDPTSLDIEQMWDTPCPRENAEGAFVVCGALHVVYNTRLPSRSRVQCVFDVSGTLAPEDASLVYFPKRYGSHSSMKYSPRERQIYAWDDGYQIIYRMEMKKKLEV; the protein is encoded by the exons ATGGGGCCCTGgcgctgcctgctcctcttGCTGCTCCTCGCCGTGGCCCTCCgcgcccagcagcagcagttcatGGAGTACGTGGAGCGGCGCCTCACCCTCCTGGAG GAGAGGATCTCACAGTGGCACGACCAGAGCAGCCGCTACTCCACGGAGCTGCGGGACTTCAAGAACCAGGTGCTGGGGATGCTTGAGACAGCGGAGAAGGAGCGGGAGGCGATGCGGTCGGAGGCAGAGAGCGCAGCGGTGCGCGTGGACCGGCTGGAGCGTGAGGTCGACTACCTGGAGACGCAGAACCCTGCACCGCCCTGCGTGGAGGTGGACGAGACGCTGATGGAGAAGCAGGTGGCCACAGCCAAACAgaggaagaatgagaaatacACCAAGCTGACAG ACTGCCGCGACACCATCGCGAGTGTCAGAGCCATGAAGATCCTGAAGCGTTTCGGCAGCACCTCGGGGCTCTGGACCAAGGATGCCGCAGGGAACTCCGAGAAGATCTACGTCTTCGACGGCACTGCCAACGACACGGTGTATGTCTTCCCCCGCATGCGGGAGTTCACCCTCTTCTCTGCCACCCGCAAGGCTGCCCGCATCAAGCTGCCCTACCCCTGGGTGGGCACCGGGCACCTCGTCTACGACGGGCACCTCTACTACATCCGCCAGCAGGGCCCCTTCCAGGTGATCAAGTTCAACCTGGCCAACAAGACGGTGGTGGACAGCTCGGTGTTCCCGGCCGAGGAGCAGATCCCCGTCTTTGGGCTCTCCCCCTTCACCTACATCGAGGTGGCGGCGGACGAGGAGGGGCTCTGGGCCATCTACGCCACCAAGGAGGATGAGAAGAACATATGCCTGGCCAAGCTGGACCCCACCTCGCTGGACATCGAGCAGATGTGGGACACGCCGTGCCCGCGGGAGAACGCCGAGGGCGCCTTCGTGGTGTGCGGGGCGCTGCACGTGGTCTACAACACCCGCCTGCCCAGCCGCTCCCGCGTGCAGTGCGTCTTCGACGTCAGTGGCACACTGGCCCCCGAGGACGCCTCCCTCGTCTACTTCCCCAAGCGCTACGGCTCCCACTCCAGCATGAAGTACAGCCCCCGGGAGAGGCAGATCTACGCCTGGGACGACGGCTACCAGATCATCTACCGCATGGAGATGAAGAAGAAGCTGGAGGTCTGA